CGCATGGTGAATGCCTTGGTACTAGGAGCCGATGAAGGACGGGACTAACACCGATATGCTTCGGGGAGCGGTAAGTACGCTTTGATCCGGAGATTTCCGAATGGGGAAACCCAATCATCTTAGTCGATGATTACTTGAGCAGTGAATTCATAGCTGCCAAGAGGTAGACGCAGTGAACTGAAACATCTTAGTAGCTGCAGGAGGAGAAAGAAAATTCGATTCCCTGAGTAGCGGCGAGCGAAACGGGAAGAGCCCAAACCACTGAGCTTGCTCAGTGGGGTTGTAGGACTGAACTTTGGAGTTACCAAAGAATCAGGTAGTCGAAGTGGCTGGGAAGCCACACCAGAGATGGTGATAGTCCAGTAGACGAAACCTGGTTCTCTCCGTTCAGGATCCTGAGTACGGCGGGACACGTGAAACCCCGTCGGAATCCGCGAGGACCATCTCGCAAGGCTAAATACTCCCTAGTGACCGATAGTGAACCAGTACCGTGAGGGAAAGGTGAAAAGCACCCCGGGAGGGGAGTGAAATAGTTCCTGAAACCATGTGCCTACAAGCTGTCGGAGCCCGTTAATGGGTGACGGCGTGCCTCTTGCAGAATGAACCGGCGAGTCATGATTACGTGCAAGGTTAAGGTGGAAAAACCGGAGCCGCAGCGAAAGCGAGTCTGAAATGGGCGTACGAAGTACGTAGTTATGTACCCGAAACCAGGTGACCTACCCATGTCCAGGGTGAAGGTGCGGTAAAACGCACTGGAGGCCCGAACCCGTGTCTGTTGAAAAAGGCTGGGATGAGGTGTGGGTAGCGGTGAAATTCCAAACGAACTTGGAGATAGCTGGTTCTCTCCGAAATCTCTTTAGGGGGAGCCTCGGAATCGAGAATCTTGGAGGTAGAGCACTGTTTGGACGAGGGGCCCGTCATGGGTTACCGAATTCAGATAAACTCCGAATGCCAATGATTTATGTCCGGGAGTCAGACGATGAGTGATAAGATCCACCGTCGAAAGGGGAACAGCCCAGATCACCAGTTAAGGTCCCTAAATATATGCTAAGTGGAAAAGGATGTGGAGTTGCATAGACAACTAGGATGTTGGCTCAGAAGCAGCCATCATTTAAAGAGTGCGTAATAGCTCACTAGTCGAGTGATTCTGCGCCGAAAATGTACCGGGGCTAAGCATATTACCGAAACTGTGGATGTGTCCTTTTGGACACGTGATAGGAGAGCGTTCTAAGGGCGACGAAGTTAGACCGTGAGGACTAGTGGAGCGCTTAGAAGTGAGAATGCCGGTATGAGTAGCGAAAGACAGGTGAGAATCCTGTCCACCGAATGACTAAGGTTTCCTGGGGAAGGCTCGTCCTCCCAGGGTAAGTCGGGACCTAAGGCGAGGCCGAGAGGCGTAGTCGATGGATAACAGGTTGAGATTCCTGTACCAGTTAAATGCGTTTGAATGATGGAGGGACGCAGGAGGCTAAGCAAACCAGACGATTGGAAGTGTCTGGCCAAGCAGTAAGTCAGGTTTAGAGTCAAATGCTTTAAGCCGGGTTGACAAGCTGTGATGGGGAGCGAAATTAAAGTAGCGAAGTTGCCGATGTCACACTGCCGAGAAAAGCTTCTAGTGAGTATTTAACTGCCCGTACCGCAAACCGACACAGGTAGTCGAGGAGAGAATCCTAAGGTGAGCGAGTGAACTCTCGTTAAGGAACTCGGCAAAATGACCCCGTAACTTCGGGAGAAGGGGTGCTGGTCGCAAGACCAGCCGCAGTGAAAAGGCCCAGGCGACTGTTTATCAAAAACACAGGTTTCTGCAAAATCGTAAGATGAAGTATAGGGGCTGACGCCTGCCCGGTGCTGGAAGGTTAAAAGGAAGAGTTAGCTTCGGCGAAGCCCTGAATTGAAGCCCCAGTAAACGGCGGCCGTAACTATAACGGTCCTAAGGTAGCGAAATTCCTTGTCGGGTAAGTTCCGACCCGCACGAAAGGCGTAACGATCTGGGCACTGTCTCAACGAGAGACTCGGTGAAATTGAATTGCCTGTGAAGATGCAGGCTACCCGCGACAGGACGGAAAGACCCCATGGAGCTTTACTGTAGCTTGATATTGAGTGTTTGTACTACTTGTACAGGATAGGTAGGAGCCGTAGAAACCGGGACGCTAGTTTCGGTGGAGGCATTGGTGGGATACTACCCTTGTATTATGACCACTCTAACCCGCACCACTGATCGTGGTGGGAGACAGTGTCAGGTGGGCAGTTTGACTGGGGCGGTCGCCTCCCAAAAGGTAACGGAGGCGCCCAAAGGTTCGCTCAGAATGGTTGGAAATCATTCGCAGAGTGTAAAGGCACAAGCGAGCTTGACTGCGAGACAGACAGGTCGAGCAGGGACGAAAGTCGGGCTTAGTGATCCGGTGGTTCCGCATGGAAGGGCCATCGCTCAACGGATAAAAGCTACCCTGGGGATAACAGGCTTATCTCCCCCAAGAGTCCACATCGACGGGGAGGTTTGGCACCTCGATGTCGGCTCATCGCATCCTGGGGCTGTAGTCGGTCCCAAGGGTTGGGCTGTTCGCCCATTAAAGCGGTACGCGAGCTGGGTTCAGAACGTCGTGAGACAGTTCGGTCCCTATCCGTCGCGGGCGTAGGAAATTTGAGAGGACCTGTCCTTAGTACGAGAGGACCGGGATGGACATACCGCTGGTGTACCAGTTGTTCCGCCAGGAGCATCGCTGGGTAGCTATGTATGGATGAGATAAACGCTGAAAGCATCTAAGTGTGAAACTCGCCTCAAGATGAGATTTCCCATTCCTTTGGAAGTAAGACCCCACAGAGATGATGTGGTAGATAGGATGGAAGTGGAAGTGCGGTGACGCATGGAGCGGACCATTACTAATCGGTCGAGGACTTAACCAAGTCAGGTGTGAGGATTCTTGATGTGAAAAGATATTGTTTAGTTTTGAAAGCACAAGCTTTCAAAGTGTGGTGATGATGGCCTGAAGGATACACCTGTTCCCATGCCGAACACAGAAGTTAAGCTTCAGCACGCCAAAAGTAGTTGGGGGATCGCCCCCTGCGAGGATAGGACGTTGCCACGCCAACCAAGAGCTTTACCAGTGATGGTAAGGCTCTTTTTTTGTTTTCCGCTATGATAGAAAAAAACGATGCGTACCGCATCAACCGCCGTCCTAGCTTAGCCCAATGGCCCGGGCCTGCCTCGGAGGTTGGGGCGCACTTCCATTTTGCGCAAATCCAAACATTTGTCCTGTCTTTCTCCAGGTCTAGAAAGGAAATTACATTGGAGACTGATTAAGTGCGAGCACCGTAGCATGTAGCATAAGCATGCAAGTTTAAATCCGGGGGGGACGAACTGAACAAGAGGAAGGACGTTGCCAAGTTAATCACAAGTGAGCAATCTTCACAACTGAAAACGATTGCAATATAATAAAACCGTTGATAGATCATTAGGAATGGATAGTGAGGAGGCTCATAATGGCAACTGTATACATGACGGCGGTCTTTCCGGACGTCGCAAGCAAGGTGTTGGATGAAGCGGGGATCGACCACGATGGTTTTAGTGGCGAAGGCCTGATCACCAAAGAGGAACTACTCAAGCACGTGGGCGACGTGAAGGTCTTGATTACGCCACTGTCAACCAAGGTCGATCAAGACGTCATCGATGCGGCCCCAAACCTGAAGCTGATCGCTAACTTTGGGGCTGGCTTTAACAACATCGATACCGCCTACGCCCGCAAGAAGGGGATCGACGTGACCAACACCCCCTTTGTTTCCTCGGTGGCGACCGCTGAAATCGCTAGTGGACTAGCAATTGCCCTGTCACGGCGGATTGTGGAAGGTGACCACGTGATGCGGACGGTCGGTTTTGATGGCTGGGCGCCGCTGTTCTTCCGGGGGCACGAACTAGCGGGTAAAACGCTAGGGATCGTTGGCTTAGGTGATATCGGTAAAAACGTTGCCCAACGCCTGGCTGCCTTTGACATGAAGATCCTCTACACCCAACGTCACCAGGCCGACCCAGCGGTGGAAGCACATTACGGCGCCACCTATGTTAGCCTAGACGAACTGCTGGAGCAAAGCGATATTGTGTCCCTGCACTGCCCATTAACGCCGGCGACCACCCACATGATCGCGGCGCCGCAGTTTAAACGGATGAAGGACAACGCCCTGTTGATCAACTGTGCCCGGGGACCGGTCATTGCGGAAGCCGACCTGTTAGTTGCCCTCAAGAACCATGACATCGCCGGGGCGGCCCTTGACGTTTACGAAGCAGAACCAGAAGTGGCGGACGAATTTAAGCACCTCGCTAACGTCATCTTGACCCCGCACATCGGGAACGCCTCCTATGAAGCGCGGGATGCGATGGCTAAAATCGTGACGACCAACGCCGCCCGGGTGTTAGCGGGTAAACAACCGCAATACGTGGTAAACGGAAATAACGACTAGTTAATCAATTCACAAACCATGGTCAAAACTACCAAAAAAGCCGGCAAGCTTTGTTCACTGCGGACATTGTATTGTTGGCTTTAGTTTTCAACAATGATTAAAGAGATGGTACCAATGACAATCGTTGGCCAACTTGTTGGTTAACGCAACCCACAAAGGAGTGGATAAAATGAGTGACTTAACAATTAAAGAACGCCTGATTATGACCCCGGGGCCGGTTTCAATCGACCCGCGGGTTTCCCAAGCCATGAGCAACCGGATCTTAGGCCAATTTGATTCTGATTTCTTAACCATCATGGACGACACGATGGAACTGACCCGCCAAGCCTTTGAAACGAAGAACAAGTGGGCCTTTGCCGTTGACGGTTCTGGCCGCGCCGGCTTAGAAGCCCTGATGAGCAACATCATCAGCAAGGGTGACAAGGTCTTAGTTCCCGTTTTAGGCCGTTTCGGTAACCTGGGGATTGAACTCGCACAACGGGCCGGCGGAGAAGTCATCACCATGTAAACCGAGTGGGGAACGGTGTTTGACCAAGACGAAATCATTGCTAACATTAAGGAAGTTAAGCCAAAAGTGGTGGCAATTATCCACGGGGAAACCTCGACGGGACGCCTGCAACCAATTGACCGGTTGGGGGCCGCCGTAAGAGAAGTGGGCGGTTTCTTAGTGGTCGACGCGGTGGCTTCCTTTATGGGAGCGCCCGTTAAGGCCGACGAATGGCAAATCGATGCCGTCGTGGGGGGCTCACAAAAGTGTTTGGGTGCCTTACCGGGGATGTCATTAGTGACCTTTAACGACCGGTTTGCGGACGAAATTAACAAGCGTAAGCGGATTGAATTAGGGGTGCGGGGAGAAGACGCCCAAACCGCCGCTAACTTTGTCCCGAGCAACTACCTTGATTTAACCCAGCTACAAGACTACTGGTCACCAGCCCGGGTTAACCACCACACCGAAGCCACGATTGGTATCTACGGGGTTCACGAAGCCCTGCGCTTAGGGGTTCAAGAAGAGGGGCTGGCCAACCGTTTTGCCCGCCACCAGCAAGTACACCAAGCCTTAAACAACGCCGTTAAGGCCCTGGGCTTAACGATCTTTAACGAGGGGGACCACGAAATGCCAATGGTCACCTGCGTTGAGATTCCGGAAGCACTACGGGACACCAATTTCCAAAGCGAACTCTTAACCAAGTTTGGGGTTGAAATTGCGGCCTCCTTCGGGAGTTTGCAAGGAAAGATTTGGCGACTGGGAACGATGGGCTACGTGGCCCAAAAGGGTTACCTAGTTCGCTTCATCTCCATCTTTGGGGCCGCCCTCTTGCAAGCGGGCTAACCGGCTGACGTGAAGGCCGCCCTCGACGCGGTAGACCAAGCCTTCGCATAATAGTATTACGATAAACGACAAAGCCCCCTGGTTTGCAGTTGCAAACTGGGGGGCTTTTTTAGCTATGGAAACCGCCGGCCGTGACCCGTTTTGTGGGAACCGGGGGCTTTGATGACGCCCTGCGGATCAGCAACGACACGACCGAAATTACCACGACCGCCAACCCGAACTTCCCGATCCCAACCTGGGACTTCCAAGGGATTTCAACCGGGATTGACGCCCGTAAGGTGGTCGAAACGGGAATTTTACCGGTCATCAACACCGGGATCGCCAACAAGCGGGCCGGGTTGGGCCAAGTCGGGGCCACCCCGCCGATGGAATGTTTTGAAAAGGCCGTGCTGGCCTACGCCAAGAAGCTCGGTTTTAAGGGGGAATAACGATGGTCAGGGCGCAAGCGGATCGGGCAGTCAGGGAGTTAGCGAGGGGCCAGTGGCAGGTTCACTCCGTCTTCTCGCACGCCATCAACCTGGCCAACGACCGCGAGCGCCGCTTATTGTTACTGGCCCCCCACCAGGGGCGCCAGGTCCCTGGTGGGCTCTCTTACTTGCCCCGCCAGACTTCGCTAGGCTACGGGCCAGTTGGTCGGTGGGGCAAGCAGCGAAACTAACGGACAGTGGGTTGTACACGGACGTAGGGTGCGTGGTGTTTGACACCTGGTACGATTCGACTTACCAGCCTAGTTCCCCCTTAGTTGACCGGTGCAACGCCCTGATTGAATTGGGGCGGCAGGCCACCTGGCCGACCGGCTTTCAACGGCCCTTTAACGCCCTGGTGACCGGAGCCTTAGACCAAGAAATCGCCACCCTGCAAACCGAACCAGGTAGGGGCGTCGCCGTTTTAATCGGCCGCGGGTTGGGGTTAACCCCCGCCGGTGACGATTTCTTACTCGGCTACTAGTTGGTCAACCAGACCCCCGGACCGTGGGCGACGGCCTTTCAAGCGGCCCTGCTAGAGAAAATCAGTTCACCAAGTTACACGACGACCGTCAGCCGCAATTACTTACAGTGAGCCTTAGAAGGGCACTTTAGCGGTTCCTTGTTGGCCCTGACCAACTGGCTGGCGGGTGGCGACGGGCAATTAACAGAGCGCGTCCATTCGGTAATCGATTACGGAAACACTTCCGGCAGGGACACCCTCGCCGGAATGGTCGCCGGATTAATGCAGCAAACAGGATGAGCAACCAAATAGGAGTTGAAAAAATGGCAAAACGAGTGGTAATTGCCGTGGGGGGCAACGCAATCTTGCAACCCCACCAAGCCCCGACCTTTGAAGCCCAACTGCGAAACGTGCAGGTCACGGCGGCGCAGATTGCAAAGGTTGAAGCAATGGATTACGAAATTGTCCTCACCCACGGGAACGGTCCCCAAGTCGGCAACGTCTTGCAACAAAACGACATCGCCAAAGACGTGGTGCCGCCCTTCCCGTTAGACGCTTGCAACAGCGAGACTCAGGGGAGCATCGGCTACATGCTGGAACAAAGCCTCAAAAACGCCCTGAACCGGCAGAAGTCCTCGGCCAACGTAGTCACCTTTTTGACCCAGGTCAAAGTCGACCCGGCCTTTAAGAAGCCGACCAAGCCCGTTGGTGTCTTCTACAGTGAAGAAGAGGCTAAAAAGCTCCAAGTCGATAAGGGCTGGGACATGGTTGAAGACGCCGGCCGGGGCTGGCGCCGGGTGGTACCGTCCCCGAGCCCGCTGCGGATTCACGGGGTGGACGCGATTGTCCACCTGCTGGAACAAAACATGATGGTCGTGGCCGGTGGTGGGGGCGGGATCCCCGTCTACCAAAACAGCCAGGGTGAAATTGAAGGCTTAGAAGCGGTAATCGACAAGGACCGGACCGGCTGCAAGTTAGCCCAACAAGTCGATGCCGACGTCTTCATGATCCTGACCGACGTCAGCAACGTCTGCGTCAACTACGGTACACCAGACCAAAAGGCCTTCAAGTCCATTAGCGTTGATGAAGCGCAACAATACCTGGACGAAGGCCAATTTGCGGCCGGCAGCATGTGCCCGAAGGTGGAATCGGCGATCGCCTTTGCTAAGAGCGGTAAGACCGCCATCATCTGTGCTTTAGACGAAGCCGACCTCGCCCTGCGGGGAAAGGCCGGCACCCAGATCAGCGTATATAATTAATTGTTGAAATCGCTACCAATCTTTCTCCTAAGTATAGTAAAATTAATACCAAACCAAATCTCTTGCTCACCCGAGTGGGAGATTTTTTGTACCCTGCGTTAGGAAAGGATGAGACCAATGGTAAAGAAGATCATTTTAGACTGCGACCCGGGCCACGATGACGCCTTAGCGATGACCTTAGCTGTTGCCAACCCGGCGATTGACCTGGTGGCGGTGCCGACGTCGGCGGGTAACCAAACCCCGGATAAGACCTTGAACAACGCCCTGCGAATGCTGACGCTCTTAAAGCGCCCTGACATCCCGGTGGCCGCCGGGGCCCAGGTCCCGCTGGTCAAACCACTAGAAACGGCGCCCGAAGTTCACGGCGAAACCGGCCTGGACGGGGCCGACCTGCCGGAGCCGGGCTTTTTGCCCCAAAGCCTGCCGGCGATCGAGTTAATGGCGCGGGTCCTGCAAGAAAGTACGGAAAAGGTGACCCTGGTCGTGACCGGGCCGATGACCAATGCCGCCCTGTTTTTGCGGACCTGGCTAGGGAAAAAATTGACCAAATCGTCTTCATGGGCGGGGCAATGGGGTTGGGTAACTGGCAACCCAGCGTCGAGTTCAACATCTTCGTCGACCCCGAGGCAGCCAAGATCGTGCTGAACTTTGGCCTGCCGCTGGTGATGGTACCCCTAAACGTCACCCACCAGGCCCAGATCACCAAGCCAGAAATTGACGAAATCGCCCAGCTGGATAACCCGGTGGCCCAGGCCTTTGTGGGCTTGTTGAACTTCTTTGAACGTTACCACGAGGATCCGAAGTGGGGCTTTGTCGGCGCCCCGCTCCACGACCCCTGCACGATTGCCTAGTTGATTAATCCGGCCCTGTTTGACGGTGTGGATGTCAACGTCGACGTGGAGACGACCGGGGAGTTAACCCGGGGCGAAACGGTTTGCGATTACTACCACCTAACCGGCAAGCCGGTTAACACCAAGTTACTCCTTAAGGTTGACCGGACCGGCTTTATTTCCCTAGTCAAAGAATCGCTAGCCAGTTTTGGTTAGAAAATTAGTTTGCTTTTAAAACCGTTGGGCGTATCCTAAGAAAAAAAGCGCCCGCCACAAGAAAGGGATCCTCAAAATGGAAGCACACCAAGCACTCGAACGCCGTCGTAGCACCCGTTGGTTTTTGGACCGCCCGGTCGATCCGGACGATTTAAAGACGATTGTGGTCCAGGGACTGCACGCCCCTTCCTGGGTCAACTCCCAGCCCTACCACGCCCACATTGTGACCGGAGAGACCCTCCAAAGGATCAAAGACGACTACCTTGAGGCCAGCAGGAATGGGAAGGAAAGCAAGCCGGAACTGCCCCCGACGCCACTGGAAGATTGGTCGCCCTTGGCCCAGCAAAACATGACCCACTGGAGGGAAGGGGTGGAACACACCCTTGGTGACATGAAGGCCATGGAAGAGGCTGCGAGCCATTTGTACAACGCCCCGGCGATCGTTTATTTAACCCTGCCCAAGAACTTCTCGCCGTGGTCATTGTATGACCTAGGGGGCTTTGGCATGGGGATGATCATCGCCGCTACCGACCAGGGGATTGCGAGCTTACCGGCCTACCGCTTCGTGATCTATCCGGACATCATTCGCCAACACGTTGAGATTCCGGAAGACGAGGTGCTGGTGCTCGGGATTGGCTTGGGCTACCGTGATTCCTACGCCCCGGTGAACCGGATTATTGCGGCCCGCGAACCGCTGACCGAACTTTTAGACTATAAGGAGTAATTGTAAGCCATGGCTGACCAAGAATTGTTCATGCAAAACATGTTGACCGAACTAACCACCTCGCAACGCTTTACGGAGGGGAACGCACCCGCCTTCTCCCCCGACCGGGTTAATTACGACCCGGCTTCGCCTTTAAATGGGCGCCGGGTGGCCTTTTTGGGTTCTTCAATCACCTACGGGCTCTTCGCCAAGGGGGTTTCCTTCGTCGATTACCTGCAGGCCAAGGACGGTTTGGTCGCCACCAAGGCGGCCGTTTCTGGGACCACCTTGGCCGGTACCGACGTCAACGGCTACTTAAAGCGGATGAAACGGCGCTTCAACGGTCAAAAAGCGTACGACCTCTTTGTCTGCCAGCTATCGACTAACGACACTCGGCACGGGGCGACCCTGGGTGAGCGAACCGGCAACGAACAGCGGGAGGGCTTTGACCTGTCAACCACGCTGGGGGCGATCGAAGAAATCTGCGCGTACGTCAAGCAGACCCTCGACTGCCCAGTCCTCTTTTACACTTGCGTTAACCAAAAAGACGACGGCACCTACGCCCAGCTAGTTGATGAACTCAAGTTGTTACAAGCCAAGTGGGACTTTGCCATCCTCGACCTGTTTAACGACGCCGGCTTAAACGCCGCGACCGCTGCCCGCCCCAACGCCATGTATGACGAGGTCCACCCGACTCAGGCGGGCTATTTGAAGCTGTGGTTACCGGTCTTTGAACAAAAGCTCGGCGCCCTGCTTGGTTAGGGGGGCAGCCATGGAATACGAAGACTTATTTAAAAAGATCACTGCGTGGGCCCACGACCGCGGTATCGACCAGGCCGACCCGCGGGTTGAATTCATGAAGATGGCCGAGGAACTCGGCGAATTATCGGCGGCTTATAACAAAGAGCACCACGCTAAGATGGTGGATAGCATCGGTGACCTGCAAGTGGCGCTGTTGATCTTTTGCCAGTTGGTCGGCGTCGACCACAAGGAAGCGATTGAAGCGGCCTACAACCAAATTAAGGACCGGACCGGTAAGACGACCACCGCGGGGGTGTTCATTAAGCAGAGCGACCTGCACGATTAATGCATTCTAAGCATTAATTCCGATCAAAAGAAGGTATCGGTGAATTGCTTGTTTAATCTTGGCCTAGCGGGGTATGATTAATAACGTAAATGATTAAGTGAGCAAGAAGGGAGCGCATTAACCGATGAAAAGTGCAATGTTTATGAAAAAGGGGCTCGTTGAAGTCCAAGACGTTGACAAGCCGACCGTTAAGAACCCAGACGATGTTGTGATTAAGGTTTTACGGGCCTGCGTTTGTGGTTCCGACCTCTGGGCTTACCGGGGCTTAGATGACAAGCCGGCCAACTCAATCAACAGTGGTCACGAAGCCATTGGGATCGTGGAAGAAGTCGGCGCAGACATCACCACGGTTAAGCCGGGCGACTTTGTGATCGCTCCGTTCACGCACGGCTGTGGCCACTGTCCAGCCTGCTTAGCTGGTTTTGACGGGGTTTGCCAAGACCACAGTGATAACTTCTCCAACGGGACCCAGGCTGAATACTACCTGGCCCAACACGCACAGTGGAGCTTGGTGAAGGTACCAGGTAAGCCGGAAGACTACAGCGAAGCCATGCTTAAGTCCTTCTTGACCCTGGCCGACGTAATGGCTACTGGTTACCACGCCGCACGCGTTGCCGACGTTAAGCCGGGCGACACGGTGGTGGTAATGGGTGACGGGGCCGTTGGTTTGAGCGCCATCATCGCCGCTAAGCTACGCGGCGCCAAGCGGATCATCTCAACTTCTCGTCACGATGACCGCCGCGAGTTAGCCGCTGAATTTGGTGCTACCGACAACGTGGCCGAACGTGGCGACGAAGCGGTGGAAAAGATCCTCGCCATGACTAACGGCGGGGCCGACGCCGTCCTCGAATGCGTGGGGACCGCTCAATCGACCGACACCGCCATGAAGGTGGGTCGTCCGGGCGCCATCGTTGGCCGGGTTGGTTTGCCACACGACGCTACCATGGACATGGCCACGCCGTTCTACCGCAACACCGCCGTTGCTGGGGGCCCAGCCTCCGTTACCACCTACGACAAGGACCTGCTCTTAAAGGCCGTCTTGGACGGTAAGATCAACCCGGGGAAGGTCTTCACCAAGACCTTCACCCTGGATGAAATCAACGACGCCTACCAAGCCATGGCTGATCGTCAGGTCATCAAGAGCTACGTGAAGGTTAGCGATTAAAAAGAAGTGCGACCAACCTCCTCGGTAAGCCGTATGACTAAGCTGGGGACGAAGGTTGATGCGGCACGCATCGTTCTTCGTCCTGCTTAGGCACTAGGCTTACGGTTGGGAGCACGTTAGCTGAATAATCGTTGAGAAACATAAAAAACCGTCACCCCATGTGGGGCGGCGGTTTTTTGTGTGCTGATTGATTGATCGCGTTGCTTACAGTTGTTGTGCTACCGCTTGGTTAACGGCGTCGGCCTGGCTTTCAATCAGGGCGACCTTGCTGGCAATCACTTCTTTATCCATCGTGATTTCCCGGGTCAAGCCCGCCACATTTTCCTTGGGTTCAAAGAAGGCGTTGAACTCATCAGACCGTTGCCGGGTGTGGAAGACGGCGGCGGTAACGGTGATGAAGGTGGCAAATTCCATGTCACCACCGACCGTCTTGTCTAACCAA
The nucleotide sequence above comes from Limosilactobacillus fermentum. Encoded proteins:
- a CDS encoding 2-hydroxyacid dehydrogenase family protein, producing MATVYMTAVFPDVASKVLDEAGIDHDGFSGEGLITKEELLKHVGDVKVLITPLSTKVDQDVIDAAPNLKLIANFGAGFNNIDTAYARKKGIDVTNTPFVSSVATAEIASGLAIALSRRIVEGDHVMRTVGFDGWAPLFFRGHELAGKTLGIVGLGDIGKNVAQRLAAFDMKILYTQRHQADPAVEAHYGATYVSLDELLEQSDIVSLHCPLTPATTHMIAAPQFKRMKDNALLINCARGPVIAEADLLVALKNHDIAGAALDVYEAEPEVADEFKHLANVILTPHIGNASYEARDAMAKIVTTNAARVLAGKQPQYVVNGNND
- a CDS encoding alanine--glyoxylate aminotransferase family protein; translation: MSDLTIKERLIMTPGPVSIDPRVSQAMSNRILGQFDSDFLTIMDDTMELTRQAFETKNKWAFAVDGSGRAGLEALMSNIISKGDKVLVPVLGRFGNLGIELAQRAGGEVITM
- a CDS encoding pyridoxal-phosphate-dependent aminotransferase family protein; protein product: MFDQDEIIANIKEVKPKVVAIIHGETSTGRLQPIDRLGAAVREVGGFLVVDAVASFMGAPVKADEWQIDAVVGGSQKCLGALPGMSLVTFNDRFADEINKRKRIELGVRGEDAQTAANFVPSNYLDLTQLQDYWSPARVNHHTEATIGIYGVHEALRLGVQEEGLANRFARHQQVHQALNNAVKALGLTIFNEGDHEMPMVTCVEIPEALRDTNFQSELLTKFGVEIAASFGSLQGKIWRLGTMGYVAQKGYLVRFISIFGAALLQAG
- a CDS encoding DUF2877 domain-containing protein, yielding MFDTWYDSTYQPSSPLVDRCNALIELGRQATWPTGFQRPFNALVTGALDQEIATLQTEPGRGVAVLIGRGLGLTPAGDDFLLGY
- the arcC gene encoding carbamate kinase → MAKRVVIAVGGNAILQPHQAPTFEAQLRNVQVTAAQIAKVEAMDYEIVLTHGNGPQVGNVLQQNDIAKDVVPPFPLDACNSETQGSIGYMLEQSLKNALNRQKSSANVVTFLTQVKVDPAFKKPTKPVGVFYSEEEAKKLQVDKGWDMVEDAGRGWRRVVPSPSPLRIHGVDAIVHLLEQNMMVVAGGGGGIPVYQNSQGEIEGLEAVIDKDRTGCKLAQQVDADVFMILTDVSNVCVNYGTPDQKAFKSISVDEAQQYLDEGQFAAGSMCPKVESAIAFAKSGKTAIICALDEADLALRGKAGTQISVYN
- a CDS encoding nitroreductase yields the protein MEAHQALERRRSTRWFLDRPVDPDDLKTIVVQGLHAPSWVNSQPYHAHIVTGETLQRIKDDYLEASRNGKESKPELPPTPLEDWSPLAQQNMTHWREGVEHTLGDMKAMEEAASHLYNAPAIVYLTLPKNFSPWSLYDLGGFGMGMIIAATDQGIASLPAYRFVIYPDIIRQHVEIPEDEVLVLGIGLGYRDSYAPVNRIIAAREPLTELLDYKE
- a CDS encoding SGNH/GDSL hydrolase family protein is translated as MADQELFMQNMLTELTTSQRFTEGNAPAFSPDRVNYDPASPLNGRRVAFLGSSITYGLFAKGVSFVDYLQAKDGLVATKAAVSGTTLAGTDVNGYLKRMKRRFNGQKAYDLFVCQLSTNDTRHGATLGERTGNEQREGFDLSTTLGAIEEICAYVKQTLDCPVLFYTCVNQKDDGTYAQLVDELKLLQAKWDFAILDLFNDAGLNAATAARPNAMYDEVHPTQAGYLKLWLPVFEQKLGALLG
- a CDS encoding MazG-like family protein, giving the protein MEYEDLFKKITAWAHDRGIDQADPRVEFMKMAEELGELSAAYNKEHHAKMVDSIGDLQVALLIFCQLVGVDHKEAIEAAYNQIKDRTGKTTTAGVFIKQSDLHD
- a CDS encoding alcohol dehydrogenase catalytic domain-containing protein — protein: MKSAMFMKKGLVEVQDVDKPTVKNPDDVVIKVLRACVCGSDLWAYRGLDDKPANSINSGHEAIGIVEEVGADITTVKPGDFVIAPFTHGCGHCPACLAGFDGVCQDHSDNFSNGTQAEYYLAQHAQWSLVKVPGKPEDYSEAMLKSFLTLADVMATGYHAARVADVKPGDTVVVMGDGAVGLSAIIAAKLRGAKRIISTSRHDDRRELAAEFGATDNVAERGDEAVEKILAMTNGGADAVLECVGTAQSTDTAMKVGRPGAIVGRVGLPHDATMDMATPFYRNTAVAGGPASVTTYDKDLLLKAVLDGKINPGKVFTKTFTLDEINDAYQAMADRQVIKSYVKVSD